In Carassius auratus strain Wakin unplaced genomic scaffold, ASM336829v1 scaf_tig00216580, whole genome shotgun sequence, a genomic segment contains:
- the LOC113098521 gene encoding immunoglobulin superfamily member 3-like, which translates to MDIKWFTIAFAFLVVSCLAQRQVTVQPGPLIRTEGSHITIWCNVTGYKEGVEQDFEWSMYLYTTPDREIRIVSTSQHNYAYALYAQRVNSKEIYIERLSGDSVLLHITKLQATDQGMYECYTPNTDSRYLGSYSARTNLTGEPPLNSHLTLIYNIACFLQQCVFAFMSFIQTGPVFPQEAG; encoded by the coding sequence TGGTCTCATGCTTGGCCCAGCGGCAGGTCACAGTTCAGCCGGGGCCCTTGATCCGGACGGAAGGCTCTCACATCACCATCTGGTGTAACGTGACCGGCTACAAGGAAGGGGTCGAGCAAGACTTTGAATGGTCCATGTACCTTTATACCACTCCCGATCGAGAGATCCGTATTGTGAGCACATCTCAGCACAACTACGCCTATGCCTTGTATGCCCAGCGTGTCAACAGCAAGGAGATCTACATCGAGAGGCTGAGTGGAGACTCTGTCCTGCTGCACATCACCAAGCTGCAGGCCACCGACCAGGGCATGTACGAGTGCTACACTCCCAACACTGACAGCCGCTACCTGGGCTCCTACAGTGCCCGTACCAACCTCACCGGTGAGCCCCCTCTGAACTCTCACTTGACCCTGATTTATAATATAGCATGCTTCCTACAgcaatgtgtttttgcattcatGAGCTTTATTCAAACCGGACCGGTTTTCCCGCAGGAGGCTGGGTAA